One segment of Meriones unguiculatus strain TT.TT164.6M chromosome 3, Bangor_MerUng_6.1, whole genome shotgun sequence DNA contains the following:
- the LOC110545009 gene encoding chymotrypsin-like elastase family member 3B, whose translation MLRLLSSLLLVALASGCGQPSYNPSSRVVNGEDAVPYSWPWQVSLQYEKEGSFYHTCGGTLIAPDWVMTAGHCISSSRTYQVVLGEYDRGVEEGPEQVIPINADDLFVHPKWNPLCVSCGNDIALVKLSRSAQLGDKVQLACLPPAGEILPNGAPCYISGWGRLATNGPLPDKLQQALLPVVDYPHCSKLDWWGFSVKKTMVCAGGDIQSGCNGDSGGPLNCPTENGTWQVHGVTSFVSALGCNTRKKPTVFTRVSAFNDWIEETIANN comes from the exons ATGCTGAGGTTGCTGAGTTCCCTCCTGCTTGTGGCCCTCG CCTCAGGCTGTGGCCAGCCTTCATACAACCCCTCCAGCCGCGTTGTCAATGGTGAGGATGCTGTTCCCTACAGCTGGCCCTGGCAG GTCTCCCTTCAGTATGAGAAGGAGGGGAGCTTCTACCACACCTGCGGTGGCACCCTCATTGCCCCTGACTGGGTCATGACTGCAGGCCACTGCATCTC GAGTTCCCGCACCTACCAGGTGGTGCTGGGTGAGTACGACCGAGGTGTGGAGGAAGGCCCAGAGCAGGTGATCCCCATCAACGCGGATGACCTCTTTGTGCATCCCAAGTGGAACCCCCTGTGTGTGAGCTGCGG CAATGACATCGCCCTGGTCAAGCTCTCAAGAAGCGcccagctgggagacaaagtccagcttgcctgcctccctcctgccGGTGAAATCCTACCCAACGGAGCACCCTGCTACATCAGTGGCTGGGGCCGCCTCGCCA ccaaCGGGCCTCTCCCGGACAAGCTGCAGCAGGCCCTGCTGCCTGTGGTGGACTACCCACACTGCTCCAAGCTGGACTGGTGGGGCTTCTCCGTGAAGAAGACCATGGTGTGCGCTGGTGGCGATATCCAGTCTGGCTGCAAC GGTGACTCTGGAGGACCCCTCAACTGCCCCACTGAGAATGGCACCTGGCAGGTCCATGGTGTGACCAGCTTTGTTTCGGCCTTGGGCTGCAACACCCGGAAGAAGCCCACGGTGTTCACCCGAGTCTCAGCCTTCAATGACTGGATCGAGGAG accataGCCAACAACTAG